From a single Helicovermis profundi genomic region:
- a CDS encoding cyclase family protein codes for MALKLIDLSQEIFQGMSVFPMHQPTFIMTNMTHEDNMKLTGSKTLGFSARNLLISEHGGTHSDGVWEYKPSGQTIDKMPLEYFWGSAICIDLSHLRYNRPIEPRDLELAIKKSGQTVSKGDILLMYTGHFDRNFGSDKWQTEYTGLNYEAAKYLAELGIVNIGVDAPAIDHPDDLDFSGHLICGEYDITNTENMCNLDKVVNKRFLYFGLPLKIRDGSGSPIRAVALVEE; via the coding sequence ATGGCTTTAAAATTAATTGATTTATCTCAAGAAATTTTCCAAGGAATGTCTGTATTTCCAATGCATCAACCAACTTTTATTATGACCAATATGACTCATGAAGATAACATGAAGCTAACTGGATCAAAAACTCTAGGATTTTCTGCACGAAATTTACTAATTAGCGAACACGGTGGAACTCATTCAGATGGAGTTTGGGAATATAAGCCAAGTGGTCAAACAATAGATAAAATGCCACTTGAGTATTTTTGGGGAAGTGCTATATGCATTGATTTGTCACACTTAAGATACAACCGTCCCATTGAACCAAGAGACCTTGAACTTGCAATTAAAAAATCAGGCCAAACTGTAAGTAAGGGTGATATCCTACTAATGTATACAGGTCATTTTGACAGAAATTTTGGAAGCGATAAATGGCAAACTGAATATACAGGACTTAATTATGAAGCTGCTAAATATCTTGCAGAGCTTGGAATTGTTAACATTGGAGTGGATGCTCCTGCAATTGATCACCCAGATGATTTAGATTTTTCAGGTCATTTAATTTGTGGAGAATACGATATTACTAACACCGAAAATATGTGCAATCTAGATAAAGTCGTAAATAAAAGATTCCTATATTTTGGTTTACCTCTTAAAATAAGAGATGGCTCTGGCTCGCCAATAAGGGCAGTTGCATTAGTTGAAGAGTAA
- a CDS encoding Asp23/Gls24 family envelope stress response protein, translating to MKVYALVGKSGTGKSHRAMKVAFEKDIDYIIDDGLLIEGTKKIAGSSAKRENTKIAAVKRALFFNDNHREEVVKVLKKNFDKTILIIGTSIKMVENITETLELTKIDEFVFIEDISSKEEIEKALSERGDHGKHVIPLPAMEIKSDFSGYFLDTFKTVLRRKDNRIKIGEKSVVRPTYSYIGNFVIFNRTIIQIIEGASFETNGIVKIIKSKIRKVENGIFIESDVVSEYGYNVLEVAERLQNTIKSRVEYMSNINVTAVNIVVRHVKTNVTKN from the coding sequence ATGAAAGTATATGCTTTAGTTGGTAAAAGTGGAACTGGTAAAAGTCATAGGGCTATGAAAGTAGCATTTGAAAAAGATATTGATTATATAATTGATGATGGACTTTTAATAGAAGGAACAAAAAAAATTGCTGGAAGTTCTGCAAAAAGAGAAAATACAAAAATAGCTGCAGTAAAAAGAGCATTATTTTTTAATGATAATCATAGAGAAGAAGTGGTAAAAGTTTTAAAAAAAAATTTTGATAAAACTATATTAATTATAGGCACATCGATTAAAATGGTTGAAAATATAACTGAAACTTTAGAACTTACAAAAATAGATGAATTTGTTTTTATCGAAGATATATCTTCAAAAGAAGAAATAGAAAAAGCTCTTTCAGAAAGAGGCGATCATGGAAAACATGTAATACCGCTTCCGGCTATGGAAATTAAAAGCGATTTTTCTGGATATTTTTTAGATACATTTAAAACCGTTCTTAGAAGAAAAGATAACAGAATAAAAATTGGTGAAAAGTCGGTTGTTAGACCGACTTATAGTTATATAGGTAATTTTGTAATATTTAATAGAACAATTATTCAAATCATTGAAGGTGCATCTTTTGAAACAAATGGAATTGTAAAGATTATAAAGTCAAAAATTCGCAAGGTTGAAAATGGAATATTCATAGAAAGTGATGTTGTAAGTGAGTACGGATATAATGTGCTTGAAGTAGCTGAAAGACTTCAAAATACTATCAAATCAAGAGTAGAGTATATGTCTAATATCAATGTAACAGCTGTAAATATAGTTGTCAGACATGTTAAAACAAATGTTACAAAAAATTAA
- the cobT gene encoding nicotinate-nucleotide--dimethylbenzimidazole phosphoribosyltransferase, which produces MLESTLRKIKSVNKKTALKSIERVDNLVKPKGSLGMLEEIVVKLSAIQNTKFPKISNKEIIVFASDHGIFEEGVAITPREVTLIQAENMILGVTGVCALAKNANSKVIVVDVGIDADVKNNKIINKKIRKGTSNFTKGPAMSREEAIRSIEIGIEIANSRIDLGADILGTGEMGIGNTTPSSAILSVIGGYKPSEVTGIGANLPLERLEKKIDVIDKGIKFNKPNKNDPIDVLSKVGGFEIGAMAGAMIGGASRGVPVIVDGFISSAAALIAIKLEPKVKDYLFASHFSKEKGAFLASKELGLKTPLHLDLRLGEGTGAAIMFSIIEFALAMNNNMVTFDEGGFKL; this is translated from the coding sequence ATGTTAGAAAGTACATTAAGAAAAATAAAATCAGTAAATAAAAAAACTGCACTTAAATCAATTGAAAGAGTAGATAATCTTGTAAAACCCAAGGGTAGTCTAGGTATGCTTGAAGAAATCGTAGTTAAACTTTCCGCAATTCAAAACACAAAATTTCCTAAAATTTCAAATAAAGAAATAATAGTTTTCGCGTCTGATCATGGAATTTTTGAAGAGGGAGTTGCAATAACACCTAGAGAAGTTACATTAATACAGGCAGAAAATATGATACTTGGAGTTACAGGAGTATGCGCGTTAGCTAAAAATGCAAATTCGAAAGTTATAGTAGTAGATGTTGGTATCGATGCTGATGTTAAAAATAATAAAATAATAAATAAAAAAATCAGAAAAGGTACAAGCAATTTCACAAAAGGTCCAGCAATGTCTAGAGAAGAGGCAATTAGATCTATTGAAATAGGTATTGAAATTGCAAATTCAAGGATAGATTTGGGTGCGGATATACTTGGTACGGGAGAGATGGGAATTGGCAATACTACACCATCATCTGCAATTCTTTCTGTAATTGGTGGATATAAGCCCAGTGAGGTCACAGGAATTGGCGCAAATTTACCTCTCGAAAGACTTGAAAAAAAGATTGATGTAATCGATAAAGGCATTAAATTTAATAAGCCTAATAAAAATGATCCTATTGATGTTCTTTCAAAGGTAGGTGGATTTGAAATTGGAGCGATGGCGGGGGCAATGATAGGGGGTGCTTCTAGAGGAGTTCCGGTTATAGTAGATGGATTTATCTCATCAGCTGCTGCGCTTATCGCAATAAAATTAGAGCCTAAAGTAAAAGATTATTTATTTGCTTCACATTTTTCAAAAGAAAAAGGTGCATTTTTAGCATCAAAGGAACTTGGACTAAAAACACCACTTCATTTGGATTTAAGGCTTGGAGAAGGTACGGGAGCTGCAATTATGTTTAGCATTATTGAGTTTGCTCTAGCGATGAATAACAATATGGTTACTTTTGATGAAGGTGGCTTTAAATTATAG
- the gdhA gene encoding NADP-specific glutamate dehydrogenase — protein MRKYIDEVFGRVKARNPHEPEFLQAVEEVFVSLEPVLEKHPEWVKANLLDRFAEPERQIMFRVPWVDDKGTLNVNRGYRVQFNGAIGPYKGGLRFHKSVYIGIIKFLGFEQILKNSLTGLPIGGGKGGSDFDPNGKSDGEVMRFCQSFMMELQRHIGPDVDVPAGDIGVGGREIGYLYGQYRRVKKVFENGVLTGKGLSYGGSLIRPEATGFGITYFAQEMLKTQGETFEGKTVALSGFGNVTWGTARKVTELGGKVVTLSGPDGYIYDPNGVSGDKIDYLLELRASGNDRIKDYADKYGVEFFAGERPWGVKVDVVIPTATQNEIRIDDAKKIVANGTKFVCEGSNMPTTNEALKYLQDSGIIVGPAKAANAGGVATSALEMSQNSMRLSWTEEEVDQKLHAIMKNIHDVSAEASKEYGFGYDLVAGANIAGFLKVADAMYAQGDY, from the coding sequence ATGAGAAAGTATATTGATGAAGTTTTTGGCCGTGTAAAAGCTAGAAATCCACATGAACCTGAATTTTTACAAGCTGTTGAAGAGGTTTTTGTATCACTTGAGCCTGTTCTTGAAAAACACCCAGAGTGGGTAAAGGCTAATCTATTAGATAGATTTGCTGAGCCAGAAAGACAAATTATGTTCAGAGTACCTTGGGTAGATGACAAAGGTACTCTTAATGTGAACAGAGGATATAGAGTACAATTTAATGGAGCTATTGGACCTTATAAAGGTGGACTTAGATTCCATAAATCAGTATACATTGGAATTATTAAATTCTTAGGATTTGAACAAATTTTGAAAAACTCATTAACTGGTCTTCCAATTGGTGGAGGAAAAGGTGGTTCAGATTTTGATCCTAATGGTAAATCTGACGGAGAAGTAATGAGATTTTGCCAAAGTTTTATGATGGAATTACAAAGACATATTGGACCTGATGTTGATGTTCCTGCTGGAGATATTGGTGTTGGCGGAAGAGAAATTGGATACCTTTATGGTCAATATAGAAGAGTTAAAAAAGTATTTGAAAATGGAGTATTAACTGGAAAAGGTTTAAGTTATGGTGGAAGTTTAATTAGACCAGAAGCTACTGGATTTGGAATTACTTATTTTGCACAAGAAATGCTTAAGACACAAGGTGAAACTTTTGAAGGAAAAACTGTTGCTTTATCAGGATTTGGTAATGTAACTTGGGGTACTGCAAGAAAAGTAACTGAATTAGGCGGAAAAGTTGTTACTTTATCAGGTCCAGATGGATATATTTATGATCCTAATGGTGTTAGTGGTGATAAAATTGACTACTTACTTGAACTTAGAGCAAGTGGAAATGATAGAATTAAAGATTACGCTGATAAATATGGTGTAGAATTCTTCGCTGGTGAAAGACCATGGGGAGTTAAAGTTGATGTTGTAATACCAACTGCTACACAAAATGAGATTAGAATTGATGATGCTAAGAAAATTGTTGCTAATGGAACTAAATTTGTTTGTGAAGGTTCAAATATGCCTACTACAAATGAAGCTCTTAAGTATCTTCAAGATAGTGGAATTATTGTAGGACCTGCTAAAGCTGCTAATGCTGGTGGAGTTGCTACTTCTGCTCTTGAAATGTCACAAAATAGTATGAGATTATCTTGGACTGAAGAAGAAGTTGATCAAAAATTACATGCTATTATGAAAAACATTCATGATGTATCTGCAGAAGCTTCTAAAGAGTATGGTTTTGGTTATGACTTAGTTGCTGGAGCAAATATTGCTGGTTTCTTAAAAGTTGCAGATGCTATGTATGCACAAGGAGACTACTAG
- a CDS encoding PHP domain-containing protein, producing the protein MIYDIHVHQSENSFDSKLKIKDALLRAKKIGLDGICFTDHDDIGLRKDKDRIEKLILEYGVNIIVGVEIFTLDGDLLCFGIDEIPKERLSVKETIKFVEKRGGVSVAAHPFRNSKRGLNDNIYFNNINGIEVFNGRTDDLLNTKAFNASKLLNKAILGGSDAHTAEEIGKYATKFESKINCEDDFIKAIKENKTTAISLKDILNTKKIIKKII; encoded by the coding sequence ATGATATATGATATTCATGTACATCAAAGTGAGAATTCATTTGATAGTAAATTAAAAATTAAAGATGCTCTGCTAAGAGCAAAAAAAATAGGACTAGATGGAATTTGTTTTACTGATCACGATGATATTGGTCTAAGAAAGGATAAAGATAGAATAGAAAAGCTTATACTAGAATATGGTGTGAATATTATTGTAGGTGTAGAAATATTTACATTGGATGGCGATTTATTGTGTTTTGGAATTGATGAAATTCCAAAAGAACGTTTAAGTGTTAAGGAAACAATTAAATTTGTAGAGAAAAGAGGTGGTGTTTCTGTAGCGGCTCATCCCTTTAGAAATAGTAAACGTGGACTCAATGATAATATATATTTTAATAATATTAATGGAATTGAGGTCTTTAATGGAAGAACGGATGATCTATTAAATACTAAAGCTTTTAATGCATCAAAATTACTTAATAAAGCTATTCTTGGTGGAAGTGATGCACACACTGCTGAAGAAATTGGCAAGTATGCTACTAAATTTGAAAGTAAAATTAATTGTGAAGATGATTTTATAAAGGCTATTAAAGAAAATAAAACTACTGCAATATCTTTAAAAGATATTTTAAATACTAAAAAAATAATAAAAAAAATTATTTAA
- a CDS encoding MarR family winged helix-turn-helix transcriptional regulator, whose translation MISFYSEIENLAVKLLHKMVSFDKNKIKYANKNEKFSVLDLLILNEVGENKSISGLDLLKRIEIDRGIVTTSLNHLINLNYIIKEKNNEDKRKYNLNFTKEGVNIFNKLSKRRSDTLEFVLKDMSVNEQKTILKFLSKVNQLTVEKFDS comes from the coding sequence ATGATTAGTTTTTACTCTGAAATAGAAAATCTTGCCGTAAAATTACTTCATAAAATGGTGTCGTTTGATAAAAACAAAATAAAATATGCAAATAAAAACGAAAAATTTTCAGTGCTCGATCTTTTAATCTTAAATGAAGTTGGAGAAAATAAGTCAATTAGCGGGTTAGATCTATTAAAGAGGATAGAAATTGATAGAGGAATAGTTACTACATCTTTAAATCACCTTATAAATTTAAATTATATAATTAAAGAAAAAAATAATGAGGATAAAAGAAAATATAATTTGAATTTTACAAAAGAAGGTGTAAATATTTTTAATAAATTAAGTAAAAGACGTAGTGACACACTTGAGTTTGTTTTAAAAGATATGTCGGTTAATGAACAAAAAACCATTTTAAAATTTTTAAGTAAAGTGAATCAATTAACGGTTGAAAAATTTGATAGTTAA
- a CDS encoding DUF362 domain-containing protein, translating into MAYVINDSCISCGACEAECPVSAITAGDSIYVIDESACIDCGACANVCPVDAPQAK; encoded by the coding sequence ATGGCTTATGTAATTAATGATTCATGTATATCTTGTGGCGCTTGTGAAGCTGAGTGTCCAGTAAGTGCAATTACTGCTGGTGATTCAATTTATGTAATTGACGAAAGTGCTTGCATCGACTGCGGAGCTTGTGCTAATGTTTGTCCAGTTGACGCTCCACAAGCTAAGTAA
- a CDS encoding alkaline phosphatase family protein — protein MKTITLLLDGVGDRSYKELDYKTPLEYAKTPNLDRIAKNSQCGIMNVLEEGKALGTDLAHFILFGYTLDEYPGRAVIDMIGEKLHCHEESLILRISFASVIKSEGFLIEERFVKEISKKEIETICNKLSYKEDGYEFKLIHSYDSHGFLIVKKIDGEVELSSKISDSDPFYEKQFVMKIEPFENYSLESKFTAKLLNKYLINSYNMLNNDYKKNACNFILTKWAGFYKKPESFYKRNGLKGCIVGKSKLFNGISNITSMDYYEYKNFDEAIELALTLDYAYIHLHTKKTDEASHKKDPLLKAKVLEEIDKKISRLLDFEGLLIVTADHSTPCSGKMIHSGESVPFMAKGEFIRIDKVEKFDEISCFRGSIHLYGKNFMNYIQNATDSANLYHLRAGNKKKNYIPKEVNKLIE, from the coding sequence ATGAAGACAATAACACTTCTTTTAGATGGAGTAGGTGATAGAAGTTATAAAGAACTTGACTATAAAACTCCTCTGGAATATGCGAAAACACCAAATCTGGATAGAATAGCTAAAAATTCTCAGTGCGGTATTATGAATGTCCTTGAAGAAGGAAAAGCTCTTGGAACAGATTTAGCACATTTTATATTATTTGGATATACTCTTGATGAGTACCCTGGTAGAGCTGTTATAGATATGATTGGAGAAAAATTACATTGCCATGAGGAAAGTTTGATTTTAAGAATTTCATTTGCAAGTGTTATAAAAAGCGAAGGATTTTTAATTGAAGAGCGATTTGTAAAAGAAATTTCTAAGAAAGAAATAGAAACAATATGTAATAAACTTTCTTATAAAGAAGATGGTTATGAATTTAAGTTGATTCATTCTTATGATAGTCATGGATTTTTAATAGTAAAAAAAATAGATGGTGAAGTAGAATTATCTAGTAAAATATCAGATAGCGATCCATTTTATGAAAAACAATTTGTTATGAAAATAGAGCCGTTTGAGAATTATTCTCTAGAAAGTAAGTTTACTGCAAAGCTCTTAAATAAATATCTTATTAACTCATATAATATGCTTAATAATGACTATAAAAAAAATGCATGTAATTTTATTCTGACTAAGTGGGCAGGCTTTTATAAAAAACCAGAAAGTTTTTATAAAAGAAATGGTTTAAAGGGTTGCATTGTAGGTAAATCAAAGTTATTTAATGGAATTTCAAATATTACTTCCATGGATTATTATGAATACAAGAATTTTGATGAAGCAATTGAATTAGCTTTAACACTTGACTATGCTTACATTCATCTACATACAAAAAAAACTGATGAAGCTTCACATAAAAAAGATCCTTTACTAAAAGCTAAAGTTTTAGAAGAAATAGATAAAAAAATTAGTAGGTTGTTAGATTTTGAAGGATTGTTAATAGTTACAGCGGATCACAGTACTCCTTGCAGTGGAAAAATGATTCATTCGGGAGAAAGTGTTCCATTTATGGCAAAGGGAGAATTTATAAGAATAGATAAAGTAGAGAAGTTTGATGAAATAAGCTGTTTTAGAGGTTCAATTCATTTGTATGGAAAGAATTTTATGAACTACATTCAAAATGCAACAGATAGTGCAAACTTATATCATCTTAGAGCAGGTAATAAGAAAAAAAATTATATACCAAAAGAGGTAAATAAACTTATAGAATAA
- the ftcD gene encoding glutamate formimidoyltransferase, which translates to MSDVKKYILAVPNFSNGRDEDVIEAIVDEVRKVEGVKLISYEPEHDFNRTVITCIGEPAPLKVAMLNMAAKSYELIDMSVQKGTHPRIGAQDTIPLYPFKNIELDEVKELAEEIGKEIFDKHKVPVYFSGVNSRIDKKKALGFIRKGQYEGLKELLKDKSNPDYEMRKPDYSTNGELDDKMGATIVSADMEGLTAYNVFLDTEDLSIAKKIAKAVRGPSGGFSTVKSVGLKFPEHKGVVVSMNMFDCGKTPLYRTFNFVKSEAARYGVNVTGSELVGPVKLEYLLNSLEYFLGLEGFDMNSIMETHLMG; encoded by the coding sequence ATGTCAGATGTTAAAAAGTATATTTTAGCTGTACCGAATTTTAGTAATGGTAGAGATGAAGATGTTATTGAAGCTATTGTGGATGAGGTAAGAAAAGTTGAAGGTGTAAAACTAATAAGTTATGAGCCAGAGCATGATTTTAATAGAACTGTTATTACTTGTATTGGTGAACCGGCTCCACTTAAAGTAGCTATGCTTAATATGGCGGCAAAATCTTATGAGTTAATTGATATGAGTGTTCAAAAAGGAACTCATCCAAGAATAGGTGCGCAAGATACTATTCCTCTTTATCCATTTAAAAATATTGAACTTGATGAAGTAAAGGAATTAGCAGAAGAAATAGGTAAAGAAATTTTTGATAAACATAAAGTTCCAGTGTATTTCTCGGGTGTAAATTCAAGAATTGATAAAAAGAAAGCTCTTGGATTTATTAGAAAAGGACAATATGAAGGACTTAAAGAACTTCTTAAAGATAAAAGTAATCCTGATTATGAAATGAGAAAACCTGATTATAGTACAAATGGTGAACTTGATGATAAAATGGGTGCAACAATTGTAAGTGCTGATATGGAAGGCTTAACTGCATATAATGTATTTTTAGATACTGAAGATTTATCAATAGCAAAGAAAATTGCGAAAGCAGTTAGAGGTCCATCAGGTGGATTTTCAACTGTTAAATCTGTAGGACTTAAATTCCCAGAACATAAAGGTGTAGTTGTTTCAATGAATATGTTTGATTGTGGAAAAACTCCTCTTTATAGAACATTTAATTTCGTTAAATCGGAAGCCGCAAGATATGGAGTTAATGTAACAGGTTCTGAACTTGTAGGACCAGTAAAATTAGAATATCTTCTTAATTCTTTAGAGTATTTCTTAGGTCTTGAAGGTTTTGATATGAATTCAATTATGGAAACTCATTTAATGGGATAA
- a CDS encoding PucR family transcriptional regulator produces the protein MLVKLLHIEYKEVNVLIRETGIAIKDILKMKSFEKSNIIAGEGGINRIITRVNVMADPDILNWVDKGEFLLTTGYFFKTTKLENQLNLIRESNFKKLSGMGIKIFPYLDKMPEEIIKLANELNFPIIEIDYEVPFTDIMTPVFQEIFNRQSSIINKVQIVHKDTMNVLLKGGSIKDIIGNLSKTLENPIVVVDHHFDEIIIDSLGDSQIYKKLEDDINLTFSKNKLRVDKNKTSRDKINIDEDDIDRIMVPIMVKNNIYGHLIAYGMKSDLSDFDVLYMESTSTVVAVEFLKRISIQEVENKYKAEFFEDLISFDEFRKKKAIERANYYKLDKDASYSVLTLRLSKTESSIDSDEEYNQMLVKVMYMIDLICKNECNSYLTANKGKKINILFMWKKSEDSNKKINLIAQMIKESLNAKVASIKFKMGIGRETMGLANVYKSLKDAEKAVDATKNYVDGDIINFETLGIYKIFCQDNLKEELISFYKSTLEPLVEYDRKRDTELVKSLRIYFETNGNLKKMSEKLFTHYNTVLYRINRIQEITKRNLNDEMDRYGLETSMKIMRILNL, from the coding sequence TTGTTAGTTAAATTATTACATATTGAATATAAAGAGGTGAATGTTTTGATAAGAGAAACTGGTATAGCTATTAAAGATATTTTAAAGATGAAGTCTTTTGAAAAAAGTAATATTATTGCAGGTGAAGGTGGAATTAATAGGATTATTACTAGAGTTAATGTTATGGCAGATCCAGATATTTTAAATTGGGTAGATAAAGGTGAATTCTTATTAACAACAGGTTATTTTTTTAAGACAACCAAATTAGAAAATCAATTGAATTTAATTAGGGAAAGTAATTTTAAAAAACTTTCTGGTATGGGAATAAAAATTTTCCCTTATTTAGATAAAATGCCTGAAGAAATAATTAAATTAGCAAATGAACTTAATTTTCCAATTATTGAAATTGATTATGAAGTTCCTTTTACTGATATTATGACGCCGGTTTTTCAAGAAATTTTTAATAGACAATCATCGATTATTAATAAGGTTCAAATTGTTCATAAAGATACAATGAATGTACTTTTAAAAGGTGGAAGTATAAAAGATATAATTGGTAATTTATCCAAAACACTTGAAAATCCTATTGTTGTTGTAGATCATCATTTTGATGAAATTATTATTGACTCCTTAGGTGATAGTCAAATTTACAAAAAACTTGAAGATGACATCAATTTAACATTTTCAAAAAATAAACTTCGAGTAGATAAAAATAAAACTTCTCGAGACAAAATTAATATTGATGAAGATGATATTGATAGAATAATGGTACCAATAATGGTGAAAAACAATATTTATGGCCATCTAATTGCCTATGGCATGAAAAGTGACTTAAGCGATTTTGATGTTTTGTATATGGAATCAACTTCAACTGTAGTTGCAGTTGAATTTTTAAAGAGAATTTCTATTCAAGAAGTAGAAAACAAATATAAGGCAGAGTTCTTTGAAGATCTTATTTCATTTGATGAATTTAGAAAGAAGAAAGCAATTGAAAGGGCGAATTATTACAAACTAGACAAAGACGCTTCTTATTCTGTGCTTACGCTTAGACTAAGTAAAACAGAGTCAAGCATTGATTCTGATGAAGAATATAACCAAATGCTTGTAAAAGTAATGTATATGATAGACTTAATTTGCAAAAATGAATGCAATTCATATTTAACAGCGAATAAAGGAAAGAAAATAAATATACTTTTTATGTGGAAAAAATCTGAAGATTCAAATAAAAAGATTAATCTAATTGCTCAGATGATTAAAGAAAGTTTAAATGCTAAAGTTGCAAGCATTAAATTTAAAATGGGAATTGGAAGAGAAACAATGGGACTCGCTAATGTTTATAAAAGTCTTAAAGATGCCGAAAAGGCAGTAGATGCAACTAAAAATTATGTTGATGGTGATATAATTAATTTTGAGACTTTAGGAATTTATAAGATTTTTTGCCAAGATAATTTAAAAGAAGAATTAATAAGTTTTTATAAATCTACATTAGAACCTCTAGTTGAATATGATAGAAAAAGAGATACTGAATTAGTTAAATCGCTTAGAATTTATTTTGAAACAAATGGCAATTTAAAGAAAATGTCAGAAAAATTATTTACACACTACAACACCGTACTATATAGAATCAATAGAATACAAGAAATCACCAAAAGAAATTTAAACGATGAAATGGATAGATACGGCCTAGAAACATCAATGAAAATAATGAGAATCTTAAATTTATAA